One Drosophila virilis strain 15010-1051.87 chromosome 5, Dvir_AGI_RSII-ME, whole genome shotgun sequence DNA window includes the following coding sequences:
- the LOC6627092 gene encoding venom allergen-1 has translation MQRHNLLLVSAVILGLARITAMPNSCLTTSEKLEAPDYCQEHQPHFACESEEEWSEKCGKPRKFIEMTPALIKRIVRQHNVYRNMVAKGNMARLPAAARMMLVAWDPILADLAKLAVMRCTIDPIGMSLSTTQASRPGYNAVFSKYPKHQQQDVLKILNSHLKAWYDQYYYVNLESLLTGKSAGGQDISHFLQLMTGTNTRVGCAMASFHEGLWKHQLMICLYGCNKQKDQFAYRIGKTPGDSCACGTDRQYKNLCRPDNDNADCGFKKEDDDDITGPITTTTTTTKKPKQNCKPGTMQAVLDWLWGF, from the exons ATGCAGCGGCACAATCTGTTGTTGGTTTCTGCTGTGATCCTCGGCCTGGCCAGGATAACCGCAATGCCAAATTCTTGCTTGACAACAAGTGAGAAACTTGAAGCGCCCGACTATTGTCAAGAACATCAGCCGCATTTCGCCTGCGAGAGCGAGGAA GAGTGGAGCGAAAAATGCGGCAAGCCGCGTAAATTTATTGAGATGACGCCGGCATTGATTAAGCGCATCGTGAGGCAACATAATGTCTATCGCAACATGGTGGCAAAGGGCAATATGGCAAGGCTTCCGGCTGCGGCACGCATGATGCTAGTCGCCTGGGATCCGATTCTGGCTGATTTGGCCAAGCTGGCCGTGATGCGCTGCACAATAGATCCCATTGGGATGAGTTTGTCAACGACACAGGCCTCCAGGCCAGGCTACAATGCGGTCTTCAGCAAATATCCAAAGCATCAGCAGCAAGACGTACTCAAAATACTTAACTCACATTTAAAGGCCTGGTATGATCAGTACTATTATGTAAACTTGGAGAGCCTATTGACGGGCAAATCGGCCGGCGG tcAGGATATTTCACACTTTCTGCAACTTATGACGGGTACAAACACTCGTGTGGGCTGTGCCATGGCCAGCTTCCATGAGGGCCTCTGGAAACACCAATTGATGATCTGCCTTTATGGTTGCAATAAGCAGAAGGATCAATTTGCTTACCGCATCGGAAAAACGCCTGGCGATTCGTGCGCTTGCGGCACCGACAGGCAATACAAGAATCTTTGCCGGCCCGACAACGACAATGCAGACTGCGGTTTTAAAAAAGAAGATGACGATGATATAACCGGGCcaataacgacaacaacaacaacaaccaaaaagcCTAAACAAAATTGCAAACCGGGTACCATGCAAGCTGTCCTTGATTGGTTATGGGGGTTTTAG